TGATTTTACTGGTAGCGGGGAGAGGATTTGAACCTCTGACCTTCGGGTTATGAGCCCGACGAGCTACCAAGCTGCTCCACCCCGCGTTGCTATATAACTATAACTTCCTAAAGAAAAGAAAGTCAAGGAACATTTTGGCGTCCCCAATGGGATTTGAACCCATGCCGCCGCCTTGAAAGAGCGGTGTCCTAAGCCTAACTAGACGATGGGGACACTTAAAAACAGTTCGGAGTTCAGAGTTGGGAGTTTTGAGTTAAAGACATTTTTAAACTATCAACTCCGAACTCGTAACTCTTGACCATCAATGGTGAGCCGCGTTGGGATCGAACCAACGACACCCGCCTTAAAAGGGCGGTGCTCTACCAACTGAGCTAGCGGCCCTCCTTTACCAGAAACAAATAATATTATACATAATCAGTTATTTTGAAGTCAAAGAGAAAGGAATGGATTTCTCCTGATTATTACCTCGTCTCTTTTCTGTCCTGTTGATATGATGTCTACCCGTGCACCGGTAAGTGTAGCAATCTTATTGATATAATTTTTAGCATTTACAGGTAGGTTTTCGTATCTTTTAATCCCCACTGTACTTTCACACCAACCATCTACTACTTCGTATACAGGTTCACATCCTTCAAGCACATTTAATTCAGATGGCACTTCTTCATAGATTTTTCCTTTATACCTGTATCCTACACATATATTTATTTTCTCGCAGCCATCGAGGATATCAAGCTTTGTTATAGCAAGACCGCTAAGTGTATTTATCATCGCAGAGTATCTTGAAACCACAGAATCAAACCAGCCACACCTTCTCGGTCTGCCTGTAGATGCACCATATTCTTTCCCTTTATTCCTTATTTCTTCACCCATTTCATCTTTCATCTCTGTAGGAAATGGACCACTACCAACCCTTGTGGTATAAGCCTTCATAACACCGATAACTTCATCTATTCTTGTAGGTCCTATACCGAGACCTGTGCATGCACCTCCAGCAGTTGCATTGGATGCAGTAACGAATGGATATGTGCCATGATCAATATCGAGATGTGTTCCCTGCGCACCCTCAAACAGGACATTCTTCCCTTCATCCATATATCTATTTAACAAAGACGCAGTGTTTGCGATATATATGGCAATCCTCTCTGCATACCTCATATATTCTGAATATATCTGTTCTGTTTCAAAACCCGAAACACCATAAAGATTTGTCAGCAGATAATTTATATCTGAAAGGTTTGTCTCAAGTTTCTCCTTAAAGACCTCCTGTTGGAGAAGATCTCCCATTCTGA
The sequence above is drawn from the Nitrospirota bacterium genome and encodes:
- a CDS encoding adenylosuccinate synthase is translated as MPNIVIVGVQWGDEGKGKIVDLLTKDADVVARYQGGHNAGHTVVIDNEQFILHLIPSGILQKGKICIIGNGMVVDPAALIEEMDSLKKRGISFDGNFFISKNAHVIMPYHKAIEKESERFKGSKRIGTTGRGIGPAYVDKIARIGIRMGDLLQQEVFKEKLETNLSDINYLLTNLYGVSGFETEQIYSEYMRYAERIAIYIANTASLLNRYMDEGKNVLFEGAQGTHLDIDHGTYPFVTASNATAGGACTGLGIGPTRIDEVIGVMKAYTTRVGSGPFPTEMKDEMGEEIRNKGKEYGASTGRPRRCGWFDSVVSRYSAMINTLSGLAITKLDILDGCEKINICVGYRYKGKIYEEVPSELNVLEGCEPVYEVVDGWCESTVGIKRYENLPVNAKNYINKIATLTGARVDIISTGQKRDEVIIRRNPFLSL